From Selenihalanaerobacter shriftii, the proteins below share one genomic window:
- a CDS encoding alpha/beta-type small acid-soluble spore protein has protein sequence LNVSDEYKSGYWGNMTSRECGAVGGQMVKKMVEYAENQMSNGSNINAPQASQDAANINLSNKVGSFEPQQ, from the coding sequence AGCTTAATGTTAGTGATGAGTATAAGTCTGGTTATTGGGGGAATATGACTTCTCGTGAGTGTGGTGCCGTTGGTGGACAAATGGTTAAGAAAATGGTTGAATATGCTGAAAACCAAATGTCTAATGGCTCTAATATCAATGCTCCTCAAGCTTCACAAGATGCTGCTAACATTAACTTAAGCAATAAAGTCGGCAGTTTTGAACCTCAGCAATAA